In Leptospira stimsonii, a single window of DNA contains:
- a CDS encoding lipoprotein signal peptidase, whose product MKYFEKRFLDVYRPLYLGVIFIGVVLDLLTKFLVILYYQPHRYVEVLGDFFRMTLTFNTGFVFGAFQDNAIPSLVATGVAIVFLIGYRWKNFDLGNPWGWNLVMAGAFGNFLDKFFVKIPGTGFRIGFQPNPGEYIGVVDFLDFDWPDFLLFSRWPAFNVADSCVTIGLTILILTMKLEEEK is encoded by the coding sequence GTGAAATATTTTGAAAAACGATTTTTAGACGTCTATCGTCCTCTCTATCTGGGCGTCATCTTTATCGGCGTCGTCTTGGATCTTCTTACGAAGTTTCTCGTGATTCTTTACTATCAACCGCATCGTTACGTGGAAGTTCTCGGTGACTTCTTTCGGATGACTCTTACGTTCAATACCGGTTTTGTTTTCGGCGCCTTCCAGGACAACGCGATTCCTTCCTTGGTTGCGACCGGAGTCGCGATCGTCTTTTTGATCGGTTACAGATGGAAGAATTTCGATCTCGGAAATCCTTGGGGTTGGAACCTCGTGATGGCAGGAGCCTTCGGAAACTTCCTCGATAAATTCTTCGTAAAAATTCCGGGAACCGGTTTTAGAATCGGCTTTCAACCCAACCCGGGAGAATACATCGGCGTTGTGGACTTCTTGGATTTCGACTGGCCGGACTTTTTACTCTTCTCCCGTTGGCCGGCATTCAACGTGGCAGACTCCTGTGTCACGATAGGACTCACGATTCTTATCCTAACGATGAAACTCGAAGAGGAGAAATAA
- a CDS encoding YcxB family protein, producing MNLNKMIREGRNNGMIGKQKITLTDDSLNVETEFHSSRFKLGSINQIVETTEYIFLYLTSMSALVIPQPAFRNSKKDEFLEKVRIFVM from the coding sequence GTGAATTTGAATAAAATGATTCGAGAAGGCCGAAACAACGGGATGATCGGCAAGCAGAAGATCACTCTTACGGACGATTCCTTGAACGTGGAGACGGAGTTTCATTCTTCTCGATTCAAATTGGGGTCTATCAATCAAATTGTAGAGACAACTGAATATATCTTCTTATATCTAACCTCGATGAGCGCATTGGTCATTCCGCAACCCGCTTTTCGGAATTCGAAAAAGGATGAATTTTTGGAAAAGGTCCGGATTTTTGTAATGTAG
- a CDS encoding STAS domain-containing protein yields the protein MIIRSEIRENHIVLSVLEDILMDNSRDFYYEFEESVKSGSPEIISFFLGKVKFIDSSGIGIIIKVRNQIREKNGTVNIFGLNKSLNSVFRLSGLDKIVNLYTNDEFLNKYPIFQEFVDQNSK from the coding sequence ATGATCATCCGCAGCGAGATTCGAGAGAACCATATCGTTCTTAGCGTTCTTGAAGATATTCTGATGGATAATTCGAGGGATTTCTACTACGAATTTGAAGAATCGGTAAAAAGCGGAAGTCCTGAAATCATCAGTTTTTTCCTCGGAAAGGTTAAATTCATAGATTCTTCCGGAATCGGCATCATCATCAAAGTACGGAATCAAATCCGAGAAAAAAACGGCACCGTCAATATATTCGGACTCAATAAATCCCTAAACTCGGTGTTTCGACTATCGGGCCTGGACAAAATTGTGAACCTTTATACGAACGACGAGTTTCTAAACAAGTATCCGATTTTCCAGGAGTTTGTGGATCAAAATTCTAAATGA
- a CDS encoding YcxB family protein yields the protein MQITYELTLKDIVNFNEYHFRHSEVSKKKRMIAKLIIPIWTLFVFLALNYTNLENLDEISFLLNIPIFIFAIAWFFLFDRLYFWRLRNNVDKMLREKENKGMIGKQKITLSKDQLLFETSFTSAQFKPGSISEVIETRDYFFLYVSSLNALIVPQGSFQASEKKEFLEKLQSFVI from the coding sequence ATGCAGATCACCTACGAATTGACTTTGAAAGATATCGTAAACTTCAATGAATATCATTTTCGACATTCCGAGGTTTCAAAAAAGAAAAGAATGATCGCAAAACTCATCATTCCCATTTGGACCTTGTTCGTATTTTTGGCGTTGAACTATACGAACCTAGAGAACCTAGACGAAATTTCCTTTCTCCTCAATATTCCAATATTCATATTCGCAATTGCCTGGTTTTTTCTTTTTGACCGGCTCTATTTTTGGCGACTCCGAAACAATGTCGATAAAATGCTTCGCGAGAAAGAAAACAAAGGAATGATCGGAAAACAAAAAATCACGTTATCCAAAGATCAGCTTCTCTTTGAAACGTCATTTACTTCCGCACAGTTTAAGCCGGGTTCGATCAGCGAAGTGATCGAAACAAGGGATTACTTCTTCTTATACGTATCCTCACTCAACGCCCTGATTGTTCCGCAAGGTTCCTTTCAGGCTTCAGAGAAGAAGGAATTTCTGGAAAAACTTCAGAGTTTTGTGATTTAG
- a CDS encoding alpha/beta hydrolase, giving the protein MEQRIFKLLGWFPPLVYELVRYELAIPRSGIRPIDLISRVSCPVLIIAGSKDLYTPVSETQKMYRNAPESKDLWVVEGAGHVDLYRYAKLEYEKRIFNSTKNTKEKSNESLIRNKKGADRMQLDYELTIEDIVNFNLYHFRNSKTFKNKRILFRWIIPIWVILVYVYLNFDQSNGTILLYNIPIFLFGALWYFFL; this is encoded by the coding sequence TTGGAGCAAAGAATTTTTAAACTCTTAGGATGGTTTCCTCCATTGGTTTACGAGTTGGTGCGATACGAACTCGCAATTCCTCGTTCCGGAATTCGACCGATTGATTTAATCAGTAGAGTAAGTTGTCCTGTTCTTATAATCGCTGGTTCGAAAGACCTCTATACTCCCGTTAGTGAAACTCAAAAAATGTATCGGAACGCACCCGAATCTAAGGATCTCTGGGTCGTAGAAGGCGCGGGACACGTCGATCTATATCGATATGCGAAGCTTGAATATGAAAAGAGAATTTTCAATTCTACCAAAAATACGAAAGAAAAATCGAATGAATCTCTAATTCGAAACAAAAAAGGAGCTGATCGGATGCAACTCGACTATGAATTAACAATAGAGGACATCGTAAATTTCAATCTCTATCATTTTCGGAATTCAAAAACCTTTAAGAATAAGAGAATTTTATTTCGGTGGATCATTCCGATTTGGGTGATTTTGGTTTATGTTTATCTCAATTTCGATCAAAGTAATGGGACTATATTACTTTATAATATTCCGATATTCTTATTCGGTGCGCTTTGGTATTTTTTTTTATAA
- a CDS encoding cyclic nucleotide-binding domain-containing protein, which translates to MKALDLPIWRKIFSRKEANNKEIIHFLRETSVFGRMKKRTLIEIARMVHVREYQEGETVFRQGEVGAGFYLVYEGSVVIRSVRDGIELDLAHLDQHAFFGELSLFTEERRTASAIAMEHTTLLGFFQPDLKEIIETKPRIGIEILMSLSTVIVERLHRTNGLLEKAYFRGKQKNA; encoded by the coding sequence TTGAAAGCCTTGGACCTGCCCATCTGGAGAAAAATATTCAGCCGAAAGGAAGCGAACAATAAGGAAATCATACATTTTCTTCGGGAGACGAGCGTCTTTGGAAGAATGAAAAAAAGAACCCTGATTGAAATCGCGAGAATGGTGCACGTCCGAGAATACCAAGAAGGGGAAACCGTCTTCAGGCAAGGAGAAGTCGGAGCGGGATTTTATCTCGTCTACGAAGGTTCGGTCGTGATCCGTTCCGTTCGAGACGGAATCGAACTCGATCTCGCACATCTCGACCAACACGCGTTCTTCGGAGAACTTTCGCTCTTTACGGAAGAAAGAAGAACCGCAAGCGCGATCGCGATGGAACATACGACATTGCTCGGATTTTTTCAACCGGACTTAAAAGAAATAATAGAAACAAAACCGAGAATCGGAATCGAAATTCTCATGAGCCTTTCCACGGTAATCGTGGAACGACTTCATAGAACGAACGGACTTCTCGAAAAAGCCTACTTTCGAGGAAAACAAAAGAATGCGTGA
- a CDS encoding amidohydrolase yields the protein MASAKVTLFQKHLNQPISNEQKSKLAKEKSDFLLLPEYFPFYNSSSTPDGSSEKAKTLTDELLQISEYYKGVIIGGSIFRKDDSGKMKLSVPIIQSVVVVDWYEKHELLPVEKPALTGESETIFIMSGFRFGIVTGKEIENPKRLEELRSQNVNLLFHIDSVLEPDSTHAQDLERYAKLSAQSGIIIARVSGVGSALGRVGVGRSLLSTASGVNWKVAESEKDKEVIKTVTINGVNGLF from the coding sequence TTGGCATCCGCAAAAGTAACACTTTTTCAAAAACATCTCAATCAACCCATCTCAAACGAACAAAAGTCGAAACTTGCAAAGGAAAAATCGGACTTTCTCCTGCTTCCGGAATACTTCCCATTCTATAACTCATCCTCCACTCCGGATGGATCTTCGGAAAAAGCAAAAACGCTTACGGATGAGTTATTGCAAATTTCAGAATATTATAAAGGTGTAATTATCGGAGGTTCCATTTTTAGAAAGGACGACTCTGGGAAGATGAAACTTTCGGTCCCGATCATCCAGAGTGTCGTGGTGGTGGATTGGTACGAAAAACACGAACTTCTTCCCGTGGAAAAACCTGCTTTAACGGGCGAATCCGAAACCATTTTTATCATGAGCGGCTTTCGATTCGGAATCGTGACGGGAAAGGAAATCGAAAATCCGAAACGTCTGGAAGAACTAAGATCTCAAAACGTAAATCTTCTTTTTCATATCGACTCCGTTTTGGAACCGGATTCTACTCACGCTCAAGATTTGGAACGTTATGCGAAACTTTCCGCTCAATCCGGAATTATTATCGCGAGGGTGAGCGGAGTCGGGTCTGCTTTAGGTCGTGTTGGAGTCGGCAGAAGTCTTCTTTCGACTGCTTCCGGAGTCAATTGGAAGGTCGCCGAATCGGAGAAAGACAAGGAAGTGATCAAAACCGTGACGATCAATGGGGTAAACGGACTGTTCTAG
- a CDS encoding alpha/beta hydrolase — protein MLDRDRFLSSKGYSILLIDLQAHGESEDERIPLGLKECESVKAAVRFLQRTKNGVPIGLIGSSLGGASALLEDISAEIRFLILEAVFRILEALFEIVWSKEFLNS, from the coding sequence ATGTTGGATCGAGATAGATTCTTAAGTTCGAAAGGATACTCGATCTTACTAATTGATCTTCAGGCACACGGAGAAAGCGAAGACGAGCGGATCCCCCTCGGACTAAAAGAATGTGAGAGTGTAAAAGCCGCCGTCCGTTTTCTACAACGAACGAAAAATGGAGTTCCTATCGGACTCATCGGAAGTTCTTTGGGAGGGGCCTCGGCTCTTCTCGAGGATATTTCTGCTGAGATCCGGTTTCTCATTTTAGAAGCGGTGTTCCGGATATTGGAAGCGCTATTCGAAATCGTTTGGAGCAAAGAATTTTTAAACTCTTAG
- a CDS encoding ABC1 kinase family protein, whose protein sequence is MLVSSTTGTAEPQETQSYKRHSSAWRFWNASTFVWKKIWSIFWFFKLGRIFFPSYRSEAVQEKYFRSLGTDSRNFFLSMGGVYIKLGQYLGNLSHIFPDSFTESLQDLQDRVPPHPFSEIEERFRQEFGKEITKVFPDIQNVPEASASTAQVHVASIGGQKVAVKVLYPGIEALIANDLKNIRSFLKRINRYLFRFEYKKVHDEISHLVTRETDLQLEADSYDRMRTFFAEEPDYVFPKVIRQFSGKSVLVTEFIEGAKITRATPVLKGQAKSRPVELLVRAYVLMIFQYRFYHADPHPGNLIYTPDEKLCFIDFGAVGEMGANGVFALKKIFLSAISKDYYGVVSGLEDIGALSENADRDKLEEVVRYSLEKLGRFIADTDYFKNLSLDQIHTREDILFLKEINSSLKEIFRMIQIPENFIFLERVLGLLVGITAILDPYRTVLDYGEKPFRTVATGKEGGLESLLLNEDKNLLGNTLSIPGEFYKVLQNINRGKQGIQLREVERHTRKMYILGHQILYSGFLIAGIHFGNYYLEKGLETQSLGFFGTSAFFGLVLIYSFWKNKLKKKGNPL, encoded by the coding sequence ATGCTCGTTTCTTCCACAACCGGAACAGCCGAACCTCAGGAAACACAATCCTACAAAAGGCACAGTAGCGCCTGGAGATTCTGGAATGCCAGCACCTTTGTCTGGAAAAAGATCTGGTCTATATTCTGGTTTTTTAAATTAGGAAGAATCTTCTTTCCTTCCTATCGAAGCGAAGCCGTTCAGGAAAAATATTTCCGGAGTTTAGGGACAGACAGTCGGAATTTCTTCTTATCTATGGGCGGGGTTTATATCAAACTCGGTCAATACCTCGGAAACCTCTCTCATATCTTTCCGGATTCTTTCACCGAATCTCTTCAAGATTTGCAAGACAGAGTTCCTCCTCATCCCTTCTCCGAAATCGAAGAACGTTTTCGTCAGGAATTTGGAAAAGAAATCACAAAGGTCTTTCCCGATATTCAAAACGTTCCGGAAGCGAGCGCTTCCACCGCGCAAGTTCACGTAGCTTCGATCGGAGGACAAAAGGTCGCGGTCAAAGTTCTCTATCCGGGAATCGAAGCACTCATCGCAAACGATCTCAAAAACATCCGCTCCTTTCTCAAACGGATCAACCGCTATCTCTTCCGTTTCGAATACAAAAAAGTCCACGACGAGATCAGTCATCTTGTAACTCGGGAAACCGATCTCCAACTCGAAGCGGATTCTTACGATCGAATGAGAACCTTCTTTGCCGAAGAACCGGACTACGTCTTTCCGAAAGTCATCCGTCAATTTTCTGGGAAGAGCGTTCTTGTCACCGAGTTCATCGAAGGAGCCAAGATCACACGCGCGACTCCGGTCCTCAAAGGGCAGGCAAAGTCCAGACCGGTGGAACTTCTTGTGAGGGCCTATGTCCTCATGATCTTTCAGTATCGTTTTTATCACGCGGATCCTCATCCCGGAAATCTCATCTACACACCGGATGAAAAACTCTGTTTTATCGATTTCGGCGCGGTCGGAGAAATGGGAGCGAATGGGGTCTTCGCTCTGAAGAAGATTTTTCTTTCTGCGATCAGCAAAGACTACTACGGCGTCGTTTCCGGATTGGAGGACATCGGCGCGCTTTCCGAAAACGCGGATCGGGACAAACTCGAAGAAGTCGTCCGTTATTCTTTGGAAAAATTAGGAAGATTTATCGCCGATACGGATTATTTTAAAAATCTCTCTCTGGATCAGATTCATACGAGAGAGGACATTCTCTTTCTCAAGGAGATCAACTCCAGCCTGAAAGAAATTTTTAGAATGATTCAGATCCCTGAAAATTTCATTTTCCTGGAAAGGGTATTGGGTTTATTGGTAGGGATCACCGCGATCCTGGATCCGTATCGAACCGTTTTAGACTACGGTGAAAAACCGTTCCGGACAGTCGCCACCGGAAAAGAAGGCGGACTGGAGTCCCTTTTGTTAAACGAAGATAAGAATCTTTTAGGAAACACTCTTTCCATTCCCGGAGAATTTTATAAAGTCCTCCAGAACATCAACCGGGGAAAACAAGGAATTCAGCTTCGGGAAGTGGAACGTCACACCCGAAAGATGTATATCCTCGGGCATCAGATTCTTTATTCCGGATTCTTGATTGCGGGAATTCATTTCGGAAATTATTATCTCGAAAAAGGATTGGAAACACAGAGTTTGGGTTTTTTCGGAACCTCCGCGTTTTTCGGACTTGTACTCATCTATTCATTCTGGAAGAATAAACTTAAAAAGAAAGGAAACCCCTTGTGA
- a CDS encoding AI-2E family transporter has product MRDPERRELSEYFIRIVFFLIVAFTIVVSLWGLQLLAVPIVMALLIFYAFNGTINNLESIGIPRIISIAILMIAISIPIYIFINSVAPPIVSTLNPILKNWKQDLDDAKFKYLTVTVNLQFNEFPASWNETLRPDELIKKIAELMHEQVKSLVSYFPTLIGYMIITPLFAFLFLLNGNGMYKNLISLIPNRYFEMALMVTYKINEQMTNYLKSLMIQSAIICVVSTTGFYFIGLPYFYIFGLFLGVANSVPYLGPIMGAIPPLFFSLVIGGSSSTELMTSILIVVLIAQIIDNFIIQPVVISGSVSLHPIVVVGAVTVGGAALGLVGMLIAVPMAAILKVTIQTFYSSMKDHNLL; this is encoded by the coding sequence ATGCGTGATCCGGAAAGAAGAGAACTCTCCGAGTATTTCATTCGAATCGTTTTTTTTCTGATCGTCGCGTTTACGATCGTAGTCTCTTTGTGGGGACTTCAGCTCCTTGCGGTCCCGATCGTGATGGCGCTTTTGATTTTTTACGCGTTCAACGGGACGATCAACAATCTGGAAAGTATCGGGATTCCGAGAATCATCTCGATCGCGATTCTTATGATTGCGATCAGCATTCCGATCTATATCTTCATTAACTCCGTCGCGCCTCCTATCGTCTCGACCCTCAATCCGATTCTCAAAAATTGGAAACAGGATTTGGACGACGCGAAGTTCAAATATCTGACCGTTACTGTAAATCTTCAGTTCAACGAATTCCCGGCGAGTTGGAACGAGACCTTAAGGCCGGATGAACTCATTAAGAAAATCGCAGAACTCATGCACGAGCAAGTGAAAAGTCTCGTTTCTTATTTTCCGACTTTGATCGGTTACATGATCATCACTCCCCTATTCGCATTCTTATTTTTGCTAAACGGAAATGGGATGTATAAGAATCTGATTTCTCTGATTCCGAATCGTTATTTCGAAATGGCATTGATGGTCACTTATAAGATCAACGAACAGATGACGAACTATCTCAAAAGCCTTATGATCCAGAGCGCGATCATCTGTGTCGTTTCGACGACGGGTTTTTATTTCATCGGCCTTCCTTACTTTTACATCTTCGGTTTGTTTTTAGGAGTCGCAAATTCGGTGCCTTACCTCGGTCCGATCATGGGGGCGATTCCACCGTTATTCTTCTCTCTTGTCATCGGAGGAAGTTCCTCCACCGAATTGATGACCTCGATTTTGATCGTCGTTTTGATCGCGCAGATCATAGACAACTTTATCATTCAGCCGGTTGTAATCTCCGGATCCGTTTCTTTACATCCGATCGTAGTCGTCGGCGCGGTGACAGTAGGCGGGGCCGCCCTCGGTCTTGTGGGAATGTTGATCGCCGTTCCGATGGCCGCAATCTTAAAAGTCACGATCCAGACGTTTTACAGTTCTATGAAGGATCACAATCTTCTGTAA
- a CDS encoding LA_1326/LA_4305 family lipoprotein: protein MKLIFKSFSVLIILLLVQCSWVHERGIFFWSKSQNLIYNSEEVAYFKISPSKIEQFDEFVRPGPFSHPVDLKPEQWKDLLGNLKYVKKSSLGFFTDHVFSDGELEIIARDLPHVMKSLPENKILVLITKYDDIQSVISTEELTTALIWGEKTKVNLVFGKIKREIIDKNIGLDFALWTDIKQIYLTNVSDGTEISDNGSVQFQTVKNVPNRKWVVFNLDQMDQYKFKPRKRNEIRRLTDENDRPGG, encoded by the coding sequence ATGAAACTAATATTCAAGTCTTTCTCTGTTCTTATCATTCTTCTCCTCGTTCAATGCTCTTGGGTTCACGAAAGAGGAATCTTTTTCTGGTCCAAAAGTCAAAACCTAATCTATAACTCGGAAGAGGTCGCGTATTTCAAAATTTCCCCTTCCAAGATCGAGCAGTTTGACGAGTTCGTTCGTCCGGGTCCGTTTTCTCATCCCGTAGATCTCAAACCCGAGCAGTGGAAGGACCTTTTAGGAAATCTCAAATATGTTAAAAAATCCTCTCTCGGTTTTTTTACAGATCATGTCTTTTCCGATGGAGAATTGGAAATCATTGCAAGAGATCTTCCACACGTGATGAAATCTCTTCCGGAGAACAAGATTCTTGTTTTGATTACGAAATACGATGACATTCAATCCGTAATCTCAACAGAAGAATTGACCACGGCCCTCATCTGGGGTGAGAAGACAAAGGTGAATCTCGTCTTTGGGAAGATCAAAAGGGAGATTATCGACAAGAACATCGGTTTGGATTTTGCTCTTTGGACCGATATCAAACAGATTTATCTTACGAACGTTTCGGATGGAACGGAGATTTCGGATAACGGATCCGTTCAGTTCCAGACTGTGAAGAATGTTCCCAATCGAAAATGGGTCGTTTTTAATTTGGATCAGATGGATCAGTATAAGTTCAAACCGAGAAAGAGAAATGAAATTCGAAGACTTACCGATGAGAATGATCGTCCGGGCGGTTGA